In one window of Streptomyces sp. FXJ1.172 DNA:
- a CDS encoding N-acyl homoserine lactonase family protein encodes MAVRRLDLGYFIRPASETGGPQPRVEPVLAYLVRHDQGLILFDTGIGNADPETEAHYRPRRRALQDALTASGAALEDISLVVNCHLHFDHCGGNPLLGGKPILVQDVELATARRGGYTFEELVDFPGVAYEELAGETEVWPGVWIIPTPGHTQGHQSLVLRQGDGTVVLAGQAHDFASHFASDQLARHAALSGEEQPLPAYQPWLERLAGFDPRRVLFAHDCSVWEPSQSTFRS; translated from the coding sequence ATGGCGGTGCGTCGGCTCGATCTGGGGTACTTCATTCGGCCTGCGTCAGAGACGGGTGGCCCACAACCGCGGGTCGAACCTGTTCTTGCCTACCTGGTCCGACATGACCAGGGGCTGATCCTCTTCGACACCGGCATCGGCAACGCGGACCCCGAGACCGAAGCGCACTACCGACCCCGGCGCCGTGCCTTGCAGGACGCCCTGACGGCTTCTGGAGCCGCCCTGGAGGACATCTCCCTGGTCGTCAACTGCCACCTTCACTTCGACCACTGCGGCGGCAATCCCCTCCTGGGTGGCAAGCCCATCCTGGTTCAGGACGTCGAACTGGCAACAGCCCGACGGGGCGGCTACACCTTCGAAGAACTGGTCGACTTCCCCGGCGTGGCCTACGAGGAACTCGCCGGTGAGACCGAGGTCTGGCCGGGAGTCTGGATCATTCCGACGCCCGGGCACACCCAAGGGCACCAGTCGCTGGTCCTCCGCCAAGGGGACGGCACCGTAGTCCTCGCCGGCCAGGCACACGACTTCGCGTCCCATTTCGCATCCGACCAGCTGGCCCGCCACGCAGCACTCAGCGGCGAGGAACAGCCACTTCCCGCCTATCAGCCCTGGCTCGAGCGACTCGCCGGCTTCGATCCACGACGTGTGCTCTTCGCCCATGACTGCTCGGTCTGGGAGCCGTCGCAAAGCACCTTTCGGAGCTGA
- a CDS encoding FAD-dependent oxidoreductase, whose amino-acid sequence MSDLHAIIAGGGLGGLALAQGLQRAGISVTVHEKDPGPDFRNQGYRIRINPDGITALKALLTPQAFQVFAATAGTPGARMDSFDHRLGLLHAQELPVVENLPGGGHLAVNRRTLRQILLAGLEKSVHYGSALTHYETNRSGTVTAYFADGTSATGDVLIGADGVNSATRRQRLPKAQVVDAGLRLLYGKVPLAGEAARELVPSELLGLWTTVIGPQRRFLGLAPVQYREPQHEVTARLAPGIELSGDSDYLACVFGARREQLPCTDEQLFTMSGAEFQAMTLSLLEGWHPRLAAIVSHQDPASIFPVSVRTSVPVTAWETNAITLLGDAVHVMSPAIGVGANTALRDARVLTSRLTEATAGRPLTDALRAYEDEMRGYGFDAVRESAERGHRLVGQDRLPSPQLPPTRTDSPQR is encoded by the coding sequence GTGTCGGATCTGCATGCCATCATCGCCGGGGGCGGCCTGGGCGGCCTTGCCCTCGCACAGGGGCTCCAGCGGGCGGGGATCAGCGTCACCGTCCACGAGAAGGACCCCGGCCCCGACTTCCGCAACCAGGGCTACCGCATCCGCATCAATCCGGACGGCATCACCGCACTCAAGGCGCTGCTGACGCCGCAGGCGTTCCAGGTGTTCGCCGCCACCGCCGGAACACCCGGGGCGCGGATGGACTCCTTCGACCACCGGCTGGGCCTGCTGCACGCGCAGGAACTGCCGGTGGTGGAGAACCTGCCGGGCGGCGGGCACCTGGCGGTCAACCGCAGGACTCTGCGCCAGATCCTGCTGGCCGGACTGGAGAAGTCCGTGCACTACGGTTCCGCGCTGACCCACTATGAGACCAATCGCTCGGGCACGGTGACCGCGTACTTCGCGGACGGGACCAGCGCCACCGGGGACGTCCTGATCGGTGCCGACGGCGTCAACTCTGCGACCCGAAGGCAGCGTCTGCCCAAGGCACAGGTCGTCGACGCGGGACTGCGGCTGCTGTACGGCAAGGTCCCACTCGCCGGCGAAGCGGCGCGGGAGCTGGTCCCCTCCGAGTTGTTGGGCCTGTGGACCACCGTCATCGGCCCGCAGCGGCGCTTCCTCGGGCTCGCGCCGGTGCAGTACCGCGAACCGCAGCACGAGGTGACCGCGAGGCTGGCTCCCGGGATCGAACTCAGCGGCGACAGCGACTACCTCGCCTGCGTCTTCGGCGCCCGCCGGGAGCAACTCCCCTGCACGGACGAGCAGTTGTTCACCATGAGCGGCGCGGAGTTCCAGGCGATGACCCTGTCCCTGCTGGAGGGCTGGCACCCCCGGCTGGCCGCGATCGTCTCCCACCAGGACCCGGCCTCGATCTTCCCGGTCTCGGTCCGCACCAGCGTGCCGGTCACCGCGTGGGAAACGAACGCGATCACGCTCCTGGGCGATGCCGTCCACGTCATGAGCCCCGCCATCGGTGTGGGCGCGAACACCGCGCTGCGCGACGCCCGCGTTCTCACGTCCCGCCTCACCGAGGCCACCGCCGGCCGACCGCTCACCGATGCCCTACGGGCCTACGAGGACGAGATGCGCGGCTACGGCTTCGACGCCGTCCGCGAGTCGGCCGAGCGCGGTCACCGCCTGGTCGGCCAGGACCGGCTGCCCTCACCGCAGTTGCCACCGACGCGGACCGACAGCCCGCAGCGCTGA
- a CDS encoding amidohydrolase family protein, with the protein MPIIAIEEHWSMPDLTAALRALPYPDESLVFGEMEDNQECLEDLDAGRIAAMDAQGIDLSILALTPPATQPLPPGEALALSRAANDVAAAAVARNPARLRSMSTLPMSSPKDVPAELERAAGMGHVGTMVYGRSGDLFLDDPVYDDFFGVASELGQPVFIHPQLPSKAVRDASYRGFDPMTELALATFGWGWHMDTATAALRLILRGTFDRHPDLQIVLGHWGETLLFWLDRADSISRIAGLQRSVSDCIRSNFHITASGMLNPAHLRHALAVTSVDRLIFATDYPFQRPTKEEIRSFLGHFSSETERRKFSYGNAASLFGIDL; encoded by the coding sequence GTGCCGATCATCGCCATCGAAGAACACTGGAGCATGCCGGATCTGACGGCTGCCCTCCGCGCCCTCCCGTACCCGGATGAAAGTCTCGTTTTCGGGGAAATGGAAGACAACCAGGAGTGCTTGGAGGACCTGGATGCGGGCCGCATCGCGGCGATGGACGCACAGGGCATCGACTTGTCGATCCTCGCCCTGACACCGCCCGCAACCCAGCCGCTGCCACCCGGAGAAGCCCTGGCGCTGAGCCGCGCCGCGAACGACGTGGCCGCGGCGGCCGTCGCCCGGAACCCTGCCCGTCTCCGCTCGATGTCCACCCTGCCCATGTCCTCACCGAAGGATGTTCCGGCCGAGCTTGAACGAGCCGCGGGCATGGGACACGTAGGAACCATGGTGTACGGCCGATCCGGGGACCTGTTTCTCGACGATCCCGTGTACGACGATTTCTTCGGCGTGGCATCGGAACTCGGTCAGCCAGTGTTCATTCACCCCCAACTGCCGTCGAAAGCTGTCCGTGACGCCTCATATCGAGGATTCGACCCCATGACGGAACTCGCCCTGGCCACGTTCGGCTGGGGATGGCACATGGACACCGCGACAGCAGCGTTGCGGCTGATCCTCCGAGGTACCTTCGACCGTCATCCCGACCTGCAGATCGTGCTCGGCCACTGGGGAGAGACGTTGCTGTTCTGGCTGGACCGGGCCGACAGCATCTCCCGGATCGCCGGCCTGCAGCGATCCGTGTCCGACTGCATCCGATCGAACTTCCATATCACCGCCTCCGGCATGCTCAATCCGGCACACCTGCGGCATGCTCTGGCGGTGACCTCGGTCGACCGTTTGATTTTTGCCACCGACTACCCCTTCCAACGGCCGACCAAGGAGGAGATTCGTTCGTTCCTGGGTCATTTCTCCTCCGAGACAGAACGCCGAAAGTTCTCTTACGGCAACGCGGCATCGCTGTTTGGCATCGACCTATAG
- a CDS encoding SDR family NAD(P)-dependent oxidoreductase encodes MSSTGTGQHPRTALIVGASRGLGHAMTAEFLGRGWNVVGTVRDTTARTPLHDLADQADGRVTIEHLDINDPLRLSSLHERLAHRRLDVLFVNAGTTNNERTPIGAVATADFIDVMVTNALSPMRVIEALEDLVSPAGLIGAMSSGQGSITNNTTGGREVYRGSKAALNMFLRSFAARQNETQRSFVLMAPGWIRTALGGPDAPFTIEETVPLLVDVLLSRLGTPGLAYLDRFGQTVPW; translated from the coding sequence ATGTCATCGACTGGCACCGGACAACACCCACGGACCGCTCTCATCGTCGGGGCCTCGCGCGGCCTCGGCCACGCGATGACGGCGGAGTTCCTCGGCAGGGGCTGGAACGTCGTCGGCACCGTACGCGACACCACTGCGCGAACGCCGCTGCACGATCTCGCGGACCAGGCCGACGGGCGGGTGACCATCGAGCACCTCGACATCAACGACCCCCTCCGCCTCTCCTCGCTGCACGAACGTCTGGCACACCGCCGACTCGACGTGCTGTTCGTCAACGCGGGTACGACCAACAATGAGCGGACGCCCATCGGCGCGGTTGCGACAGCGGACTTCATCGATGTGATGGTCACCAACGCGCTCAGCCCCATGCGCGTCATCGAAGCCCTCGAAGACCTGGTGTCCCCGGCGGGACTCATCGGGGCGATGTCCTCAGGACAGGGCAGCATCACGAACAACACGACCGGAGGCCGCGAGGTCTACCGAGGGAGCAAAGCAGCCCTGAACATGTTCCTGCGGAGCTTCGCGGCCCGGCAAAATGAGACGCAGCGGTCCTTCGTCCTCATGGCGCCGGGCTGGATACGCACCGCCCTGGGTGGTCCGGATGCGCCGTTCACCATCGAGGAGACCGTCCCCTTGCTGGTCGACGTCCTGCTCTCCCGCCTGGGCACGCCCGGCCTGGCGTATCTGGACCGCTTCGGCCAGACCGTCCCTTGGTAA
- a CDS encoding Lrp/AsnC family transcriptional regulator, which produces MARAFMTESASTQPDDVRIIRALQIAPRASFAAIATALGLTEGAVNRRYRRLRADGVIRVAGVVNPGALGQSRWLVRLRCRPDSVGAIADALAKRDDINWVALGAAGCEVTCATQSRTREQREDLLGQRLPRTAAVIDINAFAMLRQFLGGRGHYWSALQGTLSPEEESALGSGGPPFTESPVVTREPLRLTPQDEKMLDALAADGRASLVDLATAADLTPGRASRRLEALLQHRVVHIDIEIAAAALGYHARAHLWLRVHPSAVKSAGRTLAQEPEIAFVAAISGPWNIHAVAHCRDLDELFEFTSDRIGSLTGLQSMEVSPVLKYVKQAGTRLFDDRLVEPSSARARR; this is translated from the coding sequence GTGGCAAGGGCGTTCATGACGGAATCCGCTTCGACACAGCCTGACGATGTGCGAATCATTCGGGCGCTGCAGATCGCTCCGCGGGCTTCGTTCGCCGCGATCGCGACGGCCCTCGGCCTGACCGAGGGCGCTGTCAACCGTCGGTATCGCCGCCTGCGGGCCGACGGCGTCATCCGCGTGGCCGGTGTGGTCAACCCGGGGGCCCTGGGGCAGAGCAGGTGGCTGGTGCGACTGCGCTGCCGCCCCGACAGTGTCGGGGCGATCGCCGACGCGCTCGCCAAGCGTGACGACATCAACTGGGTAGCCCTGGGTGCGGCGGGCTGTGAGGTCACCTGCGCGACGCAATCCCGGACGCGGGAACAACGCGAGGACCTCCTGGGGCAGCGGCTGCCCCGCACCGCAGCGGTGATCGACATCAACGCCTTCGCCATGCTCCGGCAGTTCCTCGGAGGCCGTGGCCACTACTGGTCTGCCCTGCAGGGCACACTGTCCCCGGAGGAGGAATCAGCGCTGGGGAGCGGCGGGCCCCCTTTCACCGAGTCTCCGGTCGTCACTCGTGAGCCACTGCGCCTCACCCCTCAGGACGAAAAGATGCTCGATGCGCTTGCTGCAGACGGCCGCGCCAGTCTCGTCGATCTCGCCACAGCAGCCGACCTCACTCCGGGACGCGCCTCGCGACGTCTTGAGGCTCTGCTCCAGCACCGCGTCGTCCACATCGACATCGAGATCGCCGCGGCAGCCTTGGGCTATCACGCTCGCGCGCACCTCTGGCTCCGCGTGCACCCGTCGGCGGTGAAGAGCGCGGGCCGCACACTCGCGCAGGAACCCGAGATCGCCTTCGTCGCAGCCATCTCCGGACCCTGGAACATTCACGCCGTCGCACACTGCCGGGACCTCGACGAACTCTTCGAGTTCACGTCGGATCGCATCGGGTCCCTGACGGGACTGCAGAGCATGGAGGTCTCACCCGTGCTGAAGTACGTCAAACAGGCCGGCACTCGGCTCTTCGACGATCGACTCGTCGAGCCATCCAGCGCTCGCGCCCGCCGCTGA
- a CDS encoding VOC family protein codes for MLRLTDFIIDCPDTMKLAAFYSEVLGLPVKEGSNENWAGIQFGEIELAFIRVEDYRAPQWPDSDHPKQFHLDFEVDDIEAEQRRVLALGATLQRDCTGLDGYGFRVYADPVGHPFCLCRNKGVIWTDQGLIWPKRD; via the coding sequence ATGCTACGACTAACCGACTTCATCATCGATTGCCCGGACACGATGAAGCTGGCAGCCTTCTACTCCGAGGTGTTGGGGCTCCCGGTCAAGGAGGGCAGTAACGAGAACTGGGCCGGTATCCAGTTCGGCGAGATCGAACTGGCCTTCATCCGGGTGGAGGACTACCGCGCCCCGCAGTGGCCCGACAGCGACCACCCCAAGCAGTTCCACCTCGACTTCGAAGTCGACGACATCGAGGCCGAACAGCGCCGCGTCCTGGCCCTCGGCGCGACCCTGCAGCGGGACTGCACCGGCCTCGACGGCTACGGCTTCCGCGTCTACGCCGACCCCGTCGGCCACCCCTTCTGCCTCTGCCGCAACAAGGGTGTCATCTGGACCGATCAGGGCCTCATCTGGCCCAAGCGCGACTAG
- a CDS encoding MerR family transcriptional regulator, which produces MKISEASRASGVSARSLRYYEDEGLIVPGRFTNGYRDYCRSTIDRVLVIRSLLESGLPVRLIKEVLPGLMQGPGDFGTDVVCAEFLHELQGYRDRLAARIADLSAQQTALDAYLREARPTDA; this is translated from the coding sequence ATGAAGATCAGCGAAGCGTCCAGGGCCAGCGGCGTGAGTGCGAGGTCGTTGCGTTACTACGAGGATGAGGGCTTGATAGTCCCGGGTCGTTTCACCAACGGGTACCGCGACTACTGCAGGTCGACCATCGACCGAGTCCTCGTCATCCGCTCGCTGCTGGAATCCGGACTGCCCGTGCGCTTGATCAAGGAGGTCCTGCCTGGCCTCATGCAAGGTCCCGGTGATTTCGGCACGGACGTGGTGTGTGCAGAGTTCCTTCACGAGCTGCAGGGCTATCGGGATCGGCTCGCTGCCCGTATCGCCGATCTCAGTGCTCAGCAGACGGCACTCGACGCCTACCTGCGAGAGGCCCGGCCCACGGACGCGTGA
- a CDS encoding SDR family oxidoreductase: MPAPAASLRPTRRLRHHSLEQLPQLIRHQPLNDPHTRSLSNAPNEMTSKELTDAGHQALGIGCDVADEDQAEAMVARTVETFGRLDMAFNNAGIQAPPADAADERAADFDRVNAVNLRGIWTCQKHELRRIHTQGSGAIVNCSSLGGLVGLPERAAYHASKHGVIGLTRSAAVEYAPRGIRINAVCPGVIETPMVADMLEGQAEAMAGIIKEQPIDRLGTGDEVAAAVLWLCSPGASFVVGTALPVDGGFTVH, from the coding sequence GTGCCGGCGCCGGCCGCCTCCCTGAGGCCGACTCGGCGCCTCCGGCACCACTCGCTGGAACAACTCCCACAGCTCATCCGGCACCAGCCGCTCAACGATCCCCACACCCGGAGCCTATCGAATGCGCCAAATGAGATGACCTCTAAGGAGCTGACCGACGCCGGCCACCAGGCCCTCGGCATCGGCTGCGACGTGGCCGACGAGGACCAGGCCGAAGCCATGGTCGCGCGCACCGTGGAAACCTTCGGACGCCTGGACATGGCCTTCAACAACGCCGGCATCCAAGCCCCTCCCGCCGACGCCGCCGACGAGAGGGCCGCAGACTTCGACCGCGTCAACGCCGTCAACCTGCGCGGCATCTGGACGTGCCAGAAGCACGAACTGCGGCGGATACACACTCAAGGCTCCGGCGCGATCGTCAACTGCTCCTCCCTCGGCGGCCTGGTCGGCCTGCCCGAACGCGCCGCGTACCACGCCTCCAAGCACGGTGTGATCGGCCTGACCCGCAGCGCCGCGGTCGAATACGCACCCAGGGGCATCCGCATCAACGCCGTGTGCCCGGGCGTCATCGAGACCCCCATGGTCGCCGACATGCTCGAAGGCCAGGCCGAGGCCATGGCCGGGATCATCAAGGAACAGCCCATTGACCGACTGGGCACAGGGGACGAGGTGGCAGCAGCCGTCCTGTGGCTGTGCAGCCCCGGCGCCAGCTTTGTCGTCGGAACAGCTCTCCCCGTCGATGGTGGCTTCACCGTCCACTGA
- a CDS encoding IS5 family transposase (programmed frameshift), producing MVERLVPDELWELFQRVVPEAPSRPQGGGRRRHGDREVLAAIVFVATSGCTWQQLPAASFGPSGPTAHRRFTEWSKARVWAKLHRLVLDELGSRGELDWSRCAIDSVNVRALKGGLTGPNPVDRGKYGSKIHLITERTGLPISIGISGANLHDSQALEPLVRGIPPIRSRRGPRRRRPAKLHGDKGYDYDHLRRWLRQRGIRHRIARKGIESSQRLGRHRWTIERTMAWLAGCRRLHRRYERKAVHFLAFTSIACTLICYRRLTK from the exons ATCGTTGAGCGGCTGGTGCCGGATGAGCTGTGGGAGTTGTTCCAGCGAGTGGTGCCGGAGGCGCCGAGTCGGCCTCAGGGAGGCGGCCGGCGCCGGCACGGTGACAGGGAGGTGCTGGCTGCGATCGTGTTCGTGGCCACGTCGGGCTGTACGTGGCAGCAGCTGCCGGCCGCCTCGTTCGGACCGTCGGGACCCACGGCTCACCGGCGTTTCACCGAGTGGTCGAAAGCCCGGGTGTGGGCGAAGCTCCATCGCCTGGTCCTCGACGAACTCGGCTCCCGGGGTGAACTGGACTGGTCTCGCTGTGCGATCGACTCGGTGAACGTGCGGGCCCTG AAGGGGGGCCTGACAGGTCCGAATCCAGTAGATCGAGGCAAGTACGGTTCGAAGATCCACTTGATCACCGAACGGACCGGATTGCCCATCTCCATCGGCATCTCCGGCGCCAACCTGCACGACAGCCAGGCCCTCGAACCGCTCGTTCGCGGCATCCCGCCCATCCGCTCCCGTCGCGGTCCGCGCCGACGACGGCCGGCCAAGCTCCACGGCGACAAGGGCTACGACTACGACCACCTGCGCCGATGGTTACGCCAGCGCGGCATCCGGCACCGCATCGCCCGTAAAGGCATCGAGTCCTCCCAGCGCCTGGGACGCCACCGCTGGACCATCGAACGCACCATGGCCTGGCTCGCCGGATGCCGCCGCCTGCACCGCCGCTATGAACGCAAGGCCGTCCACTTCTTGGCCTTCACCAGCATCGCCTGCACCCTGATCTGCTACCGCAGACTCACCAAATGA
- a CDS encoding SDR family oxidoreductase — MDPVTLITGGSTGIGAATARALLKQGHRVAVTGRDAGKLAAFATTAGAGERLLTITGDASEADDVAAAVRHVLDTWGQLDNVIANAGYSLPGNLETQAPEDMRAMILTNVLGPALLIQETLPHLRTSKGRIVIIGSVAGVRHTPGNLYSVTKWAAHALAENTRLLVGQDGVGVTVVAPGIVDTPFWHARGGTPEAAATMTAEQIADTIVFAINQPAGVDINHITMRPTGQVG, encoded by the coding sequence ATGGACCCCGTCACGCTGATCACCGGTGGCTCGACCGGAATCGGCGCCGCCACCGCCCGCGCCCTGCTCAAGCAGGGCCACCGCGTGGCCGTCACCGGACGAGACGCGGGCAAACTGGCCGCCTTCGCCACCACCGCGGGGGCGGGCGAGCGGCTGCTGACGATCACCGGCGACGCCAGCGAAGCGGATGACGTCGCCGCCGCCGTCCGCCACGTGCTGGACACCTGGGGCCAGTTGGACAACGTCATAGCCAACGCTGGTTACTCCCTGCCCGGCAACCTGGAGACCCAGGCCCCTGAGGACATGCGCGCCATGATCCTCACCAACGTGCTGGGCCCCGCCCTGCTGATCCAGGAGACCCTGCCCCACCTGAGGACCTCCAAGGGCCGAATCGTGATCATCGGCTCGGTCGCCGGCGTCCGCCACACCCCTGGCAACCTCTACTCCGTCACCAAGTGGGCCGCCCACGCCCTCGCCGAGAACACCCGCCTCCTGGTCGGCCAGGACGGAGTCGGCGTCACCGTTGTCGCCCCCGGCATCGTGGACACCCCCTTCTGGCACGCCCGCGGCGGCACCCCCGAGGCGGCCGCCACGATGACCGCCGAGCAGATCGCGGACACCATTGTGTTCGCCATCAACCAGCCCGCGGGCGTGGACATCAACCACATCACGATGCGGCCGACGGGGCAGGTTGGCTGA
- a CDS encoding DUF2156 domain-containing protein codes for MPPEGVQTPSVFDALVRHSDNPSAFLALNQGNEYFQDPRFDGTCVYRRSGRHLLQFAGPFAVAEQRADLLDAFVAQARPRRVVAVQLQRPDAELYAAHGFTVNQLGASYAVELAGFTLRGSRFVRLRNKISRARRAGLEVVETGPVDRATEGELDLIDRDWLRGKGRRTKELRFLVGERVGAAQRYRRLFVGRIGGAAVGYISYSPVFGSRPGWLHDLSRRSPDAPPGVMEALNATAMERMSADGEGWLHFGFTPFTGLSDEHELPSASRTFARCVRLLAEHGERVYPAAAQLEYKQKWAPHAVLPEYIAFQGRPGPNAVWQLLRATRAL; via the coding sequence ATGCCTCCCGAAGGGGTACAGACGCCGTCCGTCTTTGATGCCCTGGTCCGCCACAGTGACAATCCGAGTGCTTTTCTCGCTCTCAACCAGGGCAATGAATACTTCCAGGATCCGCGTTTCGACGGCACCTGCGTCTACCGCCGGTCCGGACGCCATCTCCTGCAATTCGCGGGCCCCTTCGCGGTGGCCGAGCAGCGAGCGGATCTTCTGGACGCCTTCGTGGCGCAGGCCCGACCACGCCGGGTGGTGGCGGTGCAACTGCAGCGGCCGGACGCCGAGCTGTACGCGGCGCACGGGTTCACAGTGAACCAACTGGGAGCGTCGTACGCGGTCGAACTGGCCGGGTTCACTCTGCGCGGCTCACGTTTCGTACGGCTGCGCAACAAGATATCCAGGGCCCGCCGCGCAGGCTTGGAGGTGGTCGAGACCGGTCCCGTCGACCGTGCCACCGAGGGAGAACTGGACTTGATCGACCGGGACTGGCTTCGAGGCAAGGGCCGCCGCACCAAGGAGCTGCGGTTCCTGGTCGGTGAGCGGGTCGGAGCGGCTCAGCGGTATCGGCGGCTGTTCGTGGGGCGGATCGGCGGGGCCGCCGTCGGGTACATCAGCTACTCGCCTGTGTTCGGCAGTCGGCCGGGCTGGCTCCACGACCTCAGCAGACGCTCACCGGACGCTCCGCCAGGAGTGATGGAAGCCCTCAACGCAACCGCGATGGAGCGCATGTCAGCCGACGGCGAGGGCTGGCTGCACTTTGGCTTCACTCCCTTCACCGGACTTTCCGACGAGCACGAGCTGCCGTCCGCGAGCCGTACCTTCGCGCGCTGTGTACGTCTGCTCGCCGAGCATGGTGAGCGCGTCTACCCGGCCGCCGCACAGCTCGAATACAAGCAGAAATGGGCGCCCCACGCGGTGCTGCCCGAGTACATCGCCTTTCAGGGGCGGCCGGGTCCGAATGCGGTGTGGCAGCTGCTGCGCGCCACCCGGGCGCTGTGA
- a CDS encoding acyl-CoA dehydrogenase family protein, which yields MRFLERERAIVTKLLPGLDESLRAVPLMDLEGSHSPGIQLFRDSGGPGLVVPVSCQGKGATALDALRVQRALGSRSPSLAVATTMHHFSMATLVGLIADGEGLEWMLVEGVASANRLVASGFAEGRPGAGILSPSMTATVGPEGVRISGVKRPCSLARSMDLLTASVMVPGAEGAGEELAVALVPAGSEGLSISSFWSSSFLSGAESDQVTLTDVLVPPELLLRTSAPAGQLDELQTAGFVWFELLMTGSYLGAASALVERVLCNERVPESERVRLLVEAEGAMSAAEGIARRIDEGCPDESTLADSLCVRYCVQDALSRMVPRAVELLGGLNFMSSDEVGYLAACSNGLSLHPPSRSRMTSPLAAHLADGPLTIA from the coding sequence ATGAGGTTTCTGGAGCGCGAACGCGCCATTGTGACGAAACTGCTGCCGGGACTGGACGAGAGCCTGCGGGCAGTGCCCCTCATGGATCTGGAGGGCTCGCACAGCCCCGGCATCCAGCTCTTCCGGGACAGCGGCGGCCCCGGGCTGGTGGTTCCGGTGTCCTGTCAGGGGAAGGGCGCCACCGCACTGGACGCCCTGCGTGTGCAGCGCGCCCTGGGCAGCAGGTCGCCGTCCTTGGCAGTGGCCACCACCATGCACCATTTCTCCATGGCCACTCTGGTCGGCCTGATCGCCGACGGCGAGGGATTGGAGTGGATGCTCGTCGAAGGCGTGGCCTCCGCCAACCGCTTGGTGGCCTCCGGCTTCGCGGAGGGACGCCCCGGCGCAGGCATTCTCTCCCCGTCGATGACCGCGACGGTGGGGCCGGAGGGGGTGCGGATCAGCGGGGTGAAGCGCCCGTGCAGTCTGGCCCGGTCGATGGACCTGCTCACCGCAAGCGTCATGGTGCCCGGTGCGGAAGGGGCGGGCGAGGAGCTGGCTGTGGCGCTGGTACCCGCCGGGAGCGAGGGCTTGAGCATCAGCAGCTTCTGGTCCAGTTCGTTCCTGTCGGGGGCGGAGAGCGACCAGGTCACCCTCACGGACGTCCTGGTGCCGCCGGAGTTGCTGCTGCGGACTTCGGCCCCGGCCGGCCAGCTGGACGAACTGCAGACCGCGGGCTTCGTCTGGTTTGAGCTGCTGATGACGGGGAGCTACCTGGGGGCCGCCAGCGCGCTGGTGGAACGGGTGTTGTGCAATGAGCGGGTGCCGGAGTCCGAGCGGGTCCGGCTGCTGGTGGAGGCCGAGGGCGCGATGTCCGCCGCGGAGGGCATCGCCCGCCGGATCGACGAGGGCTGCCCGGACGAGTCCACGCTCGCCGACTCGCTGTGCGTCCGGTACTGCGTGCAGGACGCCCTTTCCCGCATGGTCCCGCGGGCAGTCGAACTGCTCGGCGGTCTCAACTTCATGAGTTCGGACGAGGTGGGATATCTCGCCGCCTGCTCCAACGGGCTGTCCCTGCACCCGCCTTCACGGTCCAGAATGACCAGCCCGCTGGCGGCCCACCTGGCCGATGGACCGCTCACCATCGCCTGA